One stretch of Amycolatopsis sp. NBC_00345 DNA includes these proteins:
- a CDS encoding YcnI family copper-binding membrane protein, translated as MSRHHVFKRAGVLAATVGAAGLLGAGIASAHVTANVYGAQPTKGGYGAIFFRVPNEEANAGTIKVEVDLKPEYGIGSLRTKPIPGWTAEVTSSPLAQPVTTASGTKITKAVTKVVWTAQPGSKIAAGSAEFQEFEISAGPLPSNVDQLEFPAIQTYEDGKVVQWNQPTPANGEEPEHPAPVVKLAAASGEGDHAAMTATTNDAEAAPSTSDTTARWLGGAGLIVGALGLGVGAGAVLRSRRPAAAAPGKTEGNE; from the coding sequence GTGTCCCGTCACCACGTCTTCAAGCGCGCCGGAGTGCTCGCCGCCACCGTCGGCGCCGCCGGCCTGCTCGGCGCGGGCATCGCGTCGGCCCACGTCACCGCGAACGTCTACGGCGCGCAGCCCACCAAGGGCGGTTACGGCGCGATCTTCTTCCGCGTCCCCAACGAAGAGGCCAACGCCGGCACCATCAAGGTCGAGGTCGACCTCAAGCCGGAGTACGGCATCGGCAGCCTGCGCACCAAGCCGATCCCCGGCTGGACCGCGGAGGTCACCTCGTCGCCGCTGGCGCAGCCGGTGACCACGGCGTCCGGCACGAAGATCACCAAGGCCGTCACCAAGGTGGTCTGGACCGCGCAGCCCGGCAGCAAGATCGCCGCGGGCTCCGCCGAGTTCCAGGAGTTCGAGATCAGCGCCGGGCCGCTGCCGTCGAACGTCGACCAGCTCGAGTTCCCCGCCATCCAGACCTACGAAGACGGCAAGGTGGTCCAGTGGAACCAGCCGACGCCCGCGAACGGCGAGGAGCCCGAACACCCGGCACCGGTCGTCAAGCTCGCCGCGGCGAGCGGCGAAGGTGACCACGCCGCCATGACGGCCACCACCAATGACGCCGAAGCGGCACCGTCCACTTCGGACACCACGGCCCGCTGGCTCGGCGGCGCCGGACTCATCGTCGGGGCGCTCGGGCTCGGTGTCGGGGCGGGCGCGGTCCTGCGCTCGCGCCGGCCCGCCGCCGCGGCGCCCGGAAAGACCGAGGGAAACGAGTAA
- a CDS encoding ABC transporter permease, translated as MNLFEYISDRASKLWLEAYLHTSMVVQCTILAAILGVLIGIAVYRSPIGAALATALASTILTVPSFALLGLLIPLSGLGSTTAVIALVLYGLLPIVRNTIVGLDGVDPAITDAARGIGMGRISVLTRVELRLAWPAILTGMRVSTQMLMGIAVIAAYAKGPGLGAEVFSGLTNAGSANSLNQALTGTVGVVILALILDGIYVLIKRFTISRGVRG; from the coding sequence ATGAACCTCTTCGAGTACATCTCGGACCGGGCGAGCAAGCTGTGGCTGGAGGCCTACCTCCACACCAGCATGGTGGTGCAGTGCACGATTCTCGCCGCGATCCTCGGCGTGCTGATCGGCATCGCCGTGTACCGCAGCCCGATCGGCGCGGCGCTGGCCACGGCGCTGGCCAGCACGATCCTCACGGTCCCTTCTTTCGCCCTCCTGGGGCTGCTGATCCCGCTCTCCGGGCTCGGCTCCACCACCGCGGTCATCGCGCTGGTGCTCTACGGCCTGCTGCCGATCGTGCGGAACACGATCGTCGGGCTCGACGGCGTCGACCCCGCGATCACCGATGCCGCCCGCGGCATCGGCATGGGCCGGATCAGCGTGCTGACGCGCGTCGAGCTGCGGCTCGCCTGGCCCGCGATCCTCACCGGCATGCGGGTTTCCACCCAGATGCTGATGGGCATCGCGGTGATCGCCGCGTACGCGAAGGGCCCCGGCCTCGGTGCCGAGGTCTTCTCCGGGCTGACCAACGCGGGCAGCGCGAACTCTCTGAACCAGGCCCTCACCGGCACCGTCGGCGTTGTGATCCTCGCGCTCATCCTCGACGGCATCTATGTCCTGATCAAGCGATTCACCATCTCGAGGGGTGTCCGTGGCTGA
- a CDS encoding ABC transporter ATP-binding protein gives MAEHDEVSGVEIELEHVTKRYPGTREAAVDDFSMVVPAGKIVVFVGPSGCGKTTTMRMINRLIEPTSGRITIGGDDALKLDVDTLRRRIGYAIQQAGLFPHFTVAQNIGVVPGLLGWDKKKVTSRVEEMMDLVGLDPADFRDRFPRQLSGGQQQRVGVARALAADPPVLLMDEPFGAVDPITRGNLQDELLRLQTELKKTIVFVTHDFDEAVKLGDKIAVLGNQSTILQYDTPDAILANPADDTVAGFVGAGASLKQLTLLRVRDVELKQDALTAGLDESPAEVAKQLDAQRRHFVLVLDARRRPTRWVHRRQLAAATSLATAGKPLRDIVSLQSTLQDALEAMLAEGGSVPVTGARGEFAGTIELDTVISTIQQLREEHADDHTEEASV, from the coding sequence GTGGCTGAGCACGATGAGGTTTCCGGCGTCGAGATCGAACTCGAACACGTCACCAAGAGGTACCCCGGCACCCGCGAGGCGGCCGTTGATGACTTCTCGATGGTCGTGCCCGCGGGCAAGATCGTGGTCTTCGTCGGCCCGTCCGGCTGTGGCAAGACCACCACGATGCGGATGATCAACCGGCTGATCGAGCCGACGTCCGGGCGCATCACCATCGGCGGTGACGACGCGCTGAAGCTCGACGTCGACACGCTGCGCCGCCGGATCGGCTACGCGATCCAGCAGGCCGGGCTGTTCCCGCACTTCACCGTCGCGCAGAACATCGGCGTGGTGCCGGGTCTGCTGGGCTGGGACAAGAAGAAGGTCACCAGCCGGGTCGAGGAGATGATGGACCTGGTCGGGCTCGACCCGGCCGACTTCCGCGACCGCTTCCCGCGCCAGCTCTCCGGCGGGCAGCAGCAGCGGGTCGGGGTCGCCCGCGCGCTCGCGGCGGACCCGCCGGTGCTGCTGATGGACGAGCCGTTCGGCGCCGTCGACCCGATCACCCGCGGCAACCTGCAGGACGAGCTGCTGCGCCTGCAGACCGAGCTGAAGAAGACGATCGTGTTCGTCACGCACGACTTCGACGAGGCCGTGAAGCTCGGCGACAAGATCGCGGTGCTCGGCAACCAGTCGACGATCCTGCAGTACGACACCCCGGACGCGATCCTGGCCAACCCGGCCGACGACACCGTGGCCGGCTTCGTCGGCGCGGGCGCCTCGCTCAAGCAGCTGACGCTGCTGCGGGTCCGCGACGTCGAGCTGAAGCAGGACGCGCTGACGGCGGGCCTCGACGAGTCGCCGGCGGAAGTCGCGAAGCAGCTCGACGCGCAGCGCAGGCACTTCGTGCTGGTCCTCGACGCGCGCCGTCGTCCGACCCGCTGGGTGCACCGCCGCCAGCTGGCGGCGGCCACCTCGCTGGCCACCGCGGGCAAGCCGCTGCGCGACATCGTCAGCCTGCAGTCCACGCTCCAGGACGCGCTCGAGGCGATGCTCGCCGAAGGCGGCTCGGTGCCGGTCACCGGCGCGCGGGGCGAGTTCGCCGGCACGATCGAGCTGGACACCGTCATCTCGACGATCCAGCAGCTGCGCGAGGAGCACGCCGACGACCACACCGAGGAGGCTTCGGTATGA
- a CDS encoding ABC transporter permease, with protein MTAVVDTGFSTESGSRRAERIRLLAQPIAVLVIVAVTLIWVFASGLTATEKETLNASSLFTALGDHLLMTIVVTAIVVLVAVPLGVMVTRPWAKWLAPFFLAIANIGQAAPALGVLVLWFIFTGAVGGLWVAALPLAFYSLLPVLRNTMVGLQQVDPSLVDAGRGIGMSASKVLWRVEFPLAIPLILAGLRTALVLAVGTATFGMFVNAGGFGLLIDTGYKLNLTKVLITGSVLAVALALLVDWLGAVAEQYFGPKGLR; from the coding sequence ATGACGGCAGTCGTCGACACGGGCTTCAGCACCGAATCCGGCTCGCGCCGCGCTGAGCGGATCCGGTTGCTCGCCCAGCCGATCGCCGTCCTCGTGATCGTCGCGGTGACGCTGATCTGGGTGTTCGCGAGCGGGCTCACCGCCACCGAGAAGGAGACGCTGAACGCGTCTTCGCTGTTCACCGCGCTGGGCGACCACCTGCTGATGACGATCGTCGTCACGGCGATCGTGGTGCTGGTGGCGGTGCCGCTCGGGGTCATGGTGACGCGGCCGTGGGCGAAGTGGCTGGCGCCGTTCTTCCTGGCCATCGCGAACATCGGCCAGGCCGCGCCCGCGCTGGGTGTGCTGGTGCTGTGGTTCATCTTCACCGGCGCGGTCGGCGGGCTGTGGGTCGCGGCGCTGCCGCTGGCCTTCTACTCGCTGCTGCCGGTGCTGCGGAACACGATGGTGGGCCTGCAGCAGGTGGACCCGTCGCTGGTCGACGCCGGCCGCGGCATCGGCATGTCGGCCTCGAAGGTGCTGTGGCGCGTCGAGTTCCCGCTGGCGATCCCGCTGATCCTGGCCGGCCTGCGCACCGCGCTCGTGCTGGCGGTGGGCACCGCGACGTTCGGCATGTTCGTCAACGCCGGCGGCTTCGGCCTGCTGATCGACACCGGCTACAAGCTGAACCTCACCAAGGTGCTGATCACCGGTTCGGTGCTGGCCGTCGCGCTGGCGCTGCTGGTCGACTGGCTGGGCGCGGTGGCGGAACAGTACTTCGGACCGAAGGGACTCCGCTGA
- a CDS encoding glycine betaine ABC transporter substrate-binding protein, producing MHVLKKAGALAGAALLAGTLSACGLDINTSVPYTIEPGSIQPIPALAGQRVVVGSKDFTENIILGYMAEMALSAAGADIVDLTDIKGSNSSRQALLNGQTDVTWEYTGTGWINYQGNELPVPGGEKAQYEATAKADAEKNGVTWLNYSPLNDQYAFATTAAYAAKNNLKTTSDLANFLKQKPDQARFCLETEFTSRQDGFPAAVKAYGFQNPKIENFGIGTIYSAVSNGTCPVGEVFTTDGRISGLNLKVLEDDKKAFPQYNAAVTMRTDFLNAHPEIRGPLEKVTAAIDNVQMVELCKQVDVDGKDAGTVAHDWMLKKGFIK from the coding sequence ATGCACGTCCTCAAGAAGGCGGGCGCGCTGGCCGGGGCCGCCTTGCTCGCCGGGACGCTCTCGGCGTGCGGCCTCGACATCAACACGTCGGTGCCTTACACGATCGAGCCCGGTTCGATCCAGCCCATCCCGGCGCTGGCCGGCCAGCGGGTGGTGGTGGGGTCGAAGGACTTCACCGAGAACATCATCCTCGGCTACATGGCGGAGATGGCGCTCAGCGCGGCCGGCGCGGACATCGTCGACCTGACCGACATCAAGGGGTCGAACTCGTCGCGGCAGGCGCTGCTCAACGGGCAGACCGACGTGACGTGGGAGTACACCGGCACCGGCTGGATCAACTACCAGGGCAACGAGCTGCCGGTGCCCGGCGGGGAGAAGGCGCAGTACGAGGCGACCGCGAAGGCGGACGCGGAGAAGAACGGCGTCACCTGGCTGAACTACTCGCCGCTGAACGACCAGTACGCCTTCGCCACCACTGCGGCGTACGCCGCGAAGAACAACCTGAAGACCACCAGCGACCTGGCGAACTTCCTGAAGCAGAAGCCGGACCAGGCCCGGTTCTGCCTGGAGACGGAGTTCACCAGCCGCCAGGACGGCTTCCCGGCCGCGGTCAAGGCATACGGCTTCCAGAACCCGAAGATCGAGAACTTCGGCATCGGCACCATCTACTCGGCCGTGTCCAACGGGACCTGCCCGGTCGGCGAGGTGTTCACCACCGACGGCCGGATCTCCGGGCTCAACCTGAAGGTGCTGGAGGACGACAAGAAGGCGTTCCCGCAGTACAACGCCGCCGTGACGATGCGGACCGACTTCCTCAACGCGCACCCGGAGATCCGGGGCCCGCTGGAGAAGGTGACCGCGGCGATCGACAACGTGCAGATGGTCGAGCTGTGCAAGCAGGTGGACGTGGACGGCAAGGACGCCGGCACGGTCGCGCACGACTGGATGCTCAAGAAGGGCTTCATCAAGTAG
- a CDS encoding NADPH-dependent FMN reductase: MTKLEIIVASTRPGRVGLPVAKWFEGEAKTHGGFDEVEIVDLAEVNLPFFNEAKHPRLREYEHQHTKDWSAKVAEADAFAFVMPEYNHGFNAELKNALDYLHHEWLYKAAGLVSYGGVAAGTRATQMIKPVLAVLRMTTVAEAVSIPFVQQFLEDGVIVPNDVMTTAVKAMLDELVRVAETLKPLRKDS; this comes from the coding sequence GTGACCAAGCTGGAGATCATCGTGGCGAGCACTCGCCCGGGGCGGGTGGGCCTGCCCGTGGCGAAGTGGTTCGAGGGCGAGGCGAAGACCCACGGTGGTTTCGACGAGGTCGAGATCGTCGACCTGGCCGAGGTGAACCTGCCGTTCTTCAACGAGGCCAAGCACCCGCGCCTGCGTGAGTACGAGCACCAGCACACCAAGGACTGGAGCGCGAAGGTCGCCGAGGCGGACGCGTTCGCGTTCGTGATGCCGGAGTACAACCACGGCTTCAACGCCGAGCTGAAGAACGCGCTCGACTACCTGCACCACGAGTGGCTGTACAAGGCCGCCGGGCTGGTCAGCTACGGCGGCGTCGCGGCGGGCACGCGGGCCACTCAGATGATCAAGCCGGTGCTCGCCGTGCTGCGGATGACCACCGTCGCCGAGGCCGTGTCGATCCCGTTCGTGCAGCAGTTCCTCGAAGACGGCGTGATCGTGCCGAACGACGTGATGACCACGGCGGTGAAGGCGATGCTGGACGAGCTGGTGCGGGTGGCGGAGACGCTGAAGCCGCTGCGCAAGGACTCCTGA
- a CDS encoding DUF6474 family protein: MARKAKQDAGEARVTPKKAKNAIAVAKVLGPAVLPVVAPYAVRAAGAARELYDRYQARKLGVAVDQLGEYTGRGAALHARIAGLVQGLAELRKSSKSSAADTKFADETQGTLEQLSATVRAAERMPAARRKAAHHAVAGELDRLEEQLLHRLGV; the protein is encoded by the coding sequence ATGGCGCGCAAGGCCAAGCAGGACGCGGGTGAAGCTCGAGTCACCCCGAAGAAGGCGAAGAACGCGATCGCGGTGGCCAAGGTGCTGGGCCCGGCGGTGCTGCCGGTGGTGGCGCCGTATGCCGTTCGCGCGGCGGGCGCGGCCCGGGAGCTGTACGACCGGTACCAGGCGCGCAAGCTCGGCGTCGCCGTCGACCAGCTCGGCGAGTACACCGGCCGGGGGGCCGCGCTGCACGCCCGGATCGCCGGGCTCGTGCAGGGGCTGGCCGAGCTGCGGAAGTCGTCGAAGTCCTCGGCCGCGGACACGAAGTTCGCCGACGAGACCCAGGGCACGCTGGAACAGCTGTCCGCCACGGTCCGGGCGGCCGAGCGCATGCCCGCGGCCCGGCGCAAGGCGGCGCACCACGCGGTCGCCGGCGAGCTGGACCGGCTGGAGGAACAGCTGCTGCACCGGCTCGGCGTCTGA
- a CDS encoding TM0106 family RecB-like putative nuclease, translating to MGNEVLLDAGAVSRCRRRVHLEHDPAMREVPLPPPDPTAQQRIDDATAHREEILRRLVEATGPDATWARIARDRPAAERVRLTEQAFADGVQYIWGGLLPADSIEHRRGGVDLLVRAGTGYVPVLVVRHRITDRGSGAPTTVMTDLDPAHRGPDDARKVRSQPRDQLRLAHLRRMLQTHGRAEAGRAMGGVIGLDADVVVWHDLTAGTWPGGRSAMNEYDARFADRLAVATAAATGDEPLAMPSRVLECRRCPYWPTCEVLLTETRDVSLVVRGEDATELRKAGVSTVDNLAALDPVDDAPPMNWTGGTFADAIMLARAWLADLTMVRRTPEVEVARADVEVDVDMESFGDAGAYLWGTLLSGADIGLPRGYRAFATWDPLPTTDEARSFAEFWAWFTDVRERTLAAGLTFRAYCYNALAENRWLFGSVERFGDHPGVPSRKAVQSFVDSDEWVDLFRSVTDQFLCSRGKGLKVVAPVAGFTWRDPEAGGEASMRWYRDAVGMDGELPDDAQRERLLRYNEDDVLATKALREWMSDRAQAEVPYMLDL from the coding sequence ATGGGTAACGAGGTGCTGCTCGACGCGGGCGCCGTCAGCCGGTGCCGGCGCCGCGTGCACCTGGAGCACGACCCGGCCATGCGGGAGGTCCCGCTGCCGCCGCCGGATCCGACCGCGCAGCAGCGGATCGACGACGCCACGGCGCACCGCGAGGAGATCCTGCGCCGGCTCGTCGAGGCCACCGGGCCGGACGCGACGTGGGCCCGTATCGCGCGGGACCGGCCGGCCGCCGAGCGGGTGCGGCTCACCGAGCAGGCGTTCGCCGACGGCGTCCAGTACATCTGGGGCGGGCTGCTGCCCGCCGACTCGATCGAGCACCGGCGCGGTGGCGTCGACCTGCTCGTGCGCGCCGGCACCGGGTACGTGCCGGTGCTGGTGGTGCGGCACCGGATCACCGACCGCGGCTCCGGCGCGCCGACCACCGTGATGACCGACCTCGACCCGGCGCACCGCGGGCCGGACGACGCGCGCAAGGTCCGCTCGCAGCCGCGTGACCAGCTGCGGCTCGCGCACCTGCGCCGGATGCTGCAGACCCACGGCCGCGCCGAGGCCGGCCGCGCGATGGGCGGCGTGATCGGGCTCGACGCCGACGTTGTCGTCTGGCACGACCTCACCGCGGGCACCTGGCCGGGCGGGCGCAGCGCGATGAACGAGTACGACGCCCGGTTCGCCGACCGCCTCGCCGTCGCCACCGCGGCCGCGACCGGCGACGAGCCGCTGGCCATGCCGTCGCGCGTGCTGGAGTGCCGGCGCTGCCCGTACTGGCCGACGTGCGAGGTGCTGCTCACCGAGACCCGCGACGTCAGCCTCGTCGTCCGCGGCGAGGACGCCACCGAGCTGCGCAAGGCCGGCGTGTCCACTGTGGACAACCTGGCCGCGCTGGACCCGGTCGACGACGCGCCGCCGATGAACTGGACCGGCGGCACCTTCGCCGACGCCATCATGCTGGCGCGCGCTTGGCTCGCCGACCTCACCATGGTCCGCCGCACGCCCGAGGTCGAAGTGGCGCGCGCGGACGTCGAGGTCGACGTCGACATGGAGAGCTTCGGCGACGCGGGCGCGTACCTGTGGGGCACGCTGCTGTCCGGCGCCGACATCGGGCTGCCGCGCGGCTACCGCGCCTTCGCGACCTGGGACCCGCTGCCGACGACGGACGAGGCGCGCTCGTTCGCGGAGTTCTGGGCGTGGTTCACCGACGTCCGCGAGCGCACGCTGGCGGCCGGGCTGACCTTCCGCGCGTACTGCTACAACGCGCTGGCGGAGAACCGCTGGCTGTTCGGCTCGGTGGAGCGCTTCGGGGATCACCCCGGCGTCCCGTCGCGCAAGGCGGTTCAGTCCTTTGTGGATTCTGACGAGTGGGTGGACCTGTTCCGCAGCGTCACCGACCAGTTCCTGTGCTCGCGCGGTAAGGGCCTCAAGGTGGTCGCGCCCGTCGCGGGCTTCACCTGGCGCGACCCGGAGGCCGGCGGTGAGGCGTCGATGCGCTGGTACCGCGACGCCGTCGGCATGGACGGCGAGCTGCCCGACGACGCCCAGCGCGAGCGGCTGCTGCGCTACAACGAGGACGACGTCCTGGCCACGAAGGCGCTGCGCGAGTGGATGTCGGACCGCGCGCAGGCTGAAGTGCCGTACATGCTCGACCTGTAG
- a CDS encoding PadR family transcriptional regulator, with protein sequence MKRRKVGNMLGLAVLSALLERPMHPYEMATVLRERGKDGDMKIKWGSLYTVVGNLEKHGFVEAVESVREGARPERTIYRLTDAGRAELEDWVRELLGEPDFEPPKFRAGLSLLPALGPDTVAELLGTRLGALEERLLTRAEALDGYRAEVPRLMLVEAEYELALLRAEADWVRALLHDLTTGAMPGIDAWRHFRETGQLPEDLGAFAEGGRE encoded by the coding sequence GTGAAACGACGCAAGGTCGGCAACATGCTGGGCCTCGCCGTGTTGTCCGCCCTGCTCGAGCGGCCGATGCACCCGTACGAAATGGCCACCGTGCTGCGGGAACGCGGCAAGGACGGCGATATGAAGATCAAGTGGGGCTCGCTCTACACGGTGGTCGGCAACCTGGAGAAGCACGGTTTCGTCGAGGCCGTGGAGAGCGTGCGCGAAGGTGCGCGGCCCGAGCGCACGATCTACCGGCTCACCGACGCCGGCCGGGCCGAGCTGGAGGACTGGGTCCGCGAGCTGCTGGGCGAGCCCGACTTCGAGCCGCCGAAGTTCCGGGCCGGGCTGTCGCTGTTGCCCGCGCTCGGGCCGGACACGGTGGCGGAGCTGCTGGGCACCCGGCTGGGCGCGCTGGAGGAGCGGCTGCTCACCCGCGCCGAGGCGCTCGACGGCTACCGCGCCGAGGTGCCCCGGCTGATGCTGGTGGAGGCCGAGTACGAGCTGGCCCTGCTGCGCGCGGAGGCGGACTGGGTCCGCGCGCTGCTGCACGACCTGACCACCGGCGCGATGCCGGGGATCGACGCGTGGCGGCACTTCCGGGAGACGGGGCAGCTGCCGGAAGACTTGGGCGCCTTCGCTGAAGGGGGCCGGGAGTGA
- a CDS encoding class I SAM-dependent methyltransferase, translating into MGNTGVRHHRTKLLPEMEGPVARAYARGRNTAPQLAFCRRVAGEITTGLPDGAAVLEVAPGPGYFAVEMARLGFAVTGLDVSRTFVGLAREYARAEGVAVEFRQGDVAAMPFADGSFDFLICQAAFKNFARPVAALDEMHRVLRPGGVAVVQDMSKEATHAQIEAEVAAMALGKVAAFTTRQTLGGLRRRAYTPAQFTATVAESAFRTCTVITEGMGLEVRLTRAA; encoded by the coding sequence ATGGGGAACACCGGAGTCAGACACCACCGCACCAAACTGCTGCCGGAGATGGAAGGGCCGGTCGCGCGGGCGTACGCGCGCGGCCGCAACACTGCTCCGCAGCTCGCGTTCTGCCGCCGCGTGGCTGGCGAGATCACCACCGGCCTGCCCGACGGCGCCGCCGTGCTCGAAGTGGCGCCGGGGCCGGGCTACTTCGCCGTGGAGATGGCGCGGCTGGGCTTCGCCGTCACGGGGCTCGACGTGAGCCGCACGTTTGTCGGGCTGGCGCGGGAGTACGCGCGGGCCGAGGGGGTGGCCGTCGAGTTCCGTCAGGGTGACGTGGCCGCGATGCCCTTCGCTGACGGCTCGTTCGACTTCCTGATCTGCCAGGCCGCGTTCAAGAACTTCGCGCGGCCCGTGGCGGCGCTCGACGAGATGCACCGCGTGCTGCGTCCCGGCGGCGTCGCGGTGGTGCAGGACATGAGCAAGGAGGCGACGCACGCCCAGATCGAGGCCGAGGTCGCGGCCATGGCGCTGGGCAAGGTGGCCGCGTTCACCACCCGGCAAACGCTCGGCGGGCTGCGGCGGCGGGCCTACACGCCCGCACAGTTCACGGCGACGGTGGCCGAAAGCGCCTTCCGGACGTGCACCGTGATCACCGAGGGCATGGGCCTCGAGGTCCGGCTGACCCGGGCGGCCTGA
- a CDS encoding SDR family NAD(P)-dependent oxidoreductase → MQITDTAALVTGGASGLGGATAKALAAKGARVFALDLAGSIEKAEPVEGVTYVEADVTDPEQVQAAVDTAAGSGVPLRIVVNCAGIGPSARILSKKGRHDLALYAKVIQINLIGTFNVLTIAAEAVAATEPLADDARGVIINTASIAAFDGQIGQVAYSSSKGGVVGLTLPAARDLSTSGIRVLTIAPGIVDTPMLATVSDEFRATLSAGVPFPKRLARPDEYAQLALSLIDHDYLNGEVVRMDGSLRMAPR, encoded by the coding sequence ATGCAGATCACCGACACCGCAGCGCTCGTCACGGGCGGTGCCTCCGGCCTGGGCGGCGCGACCGCCAAGGCCCTCGCCGCGAAGGGCGCGCGGGTGTTCGCGCTGGACCTCGCGGGCTCGATCGAGAAGGCCGAGCCGGTCGAGGGCGTCACCTACGTCGAGGCCGACGTGACCGACCCCGAGCAGGTCCAGGCCGCGGTGGACACCGCGGCGGGCTCGGGCGTGCCGCTGCGGATCGTGGTCAACTGCGCCGGGATCGGGCCGTCCGCGCGGATCCTGTCGAAGAAGGGCCGCCACGACCTGGCGCTGTACGCGAAGGTCATCCAGATCAACCTGATCGGCACGTTCAACGTGCTGACCATCGCCGCCGAGGCCGTCGCCGCGACCGAGCCGCTGGCCGACGACGCGCGCGGCGTCATCATCAACACCGCCTCCATCGCGGCCTTCGACGGCCAGATCGGCCAGGTCGCGTACTCCTCGTCCAAGGGCGGGGTGGTCGGCCTGACCCTCCCGGCGGCGCGCGACCTGTCGACGTCCGGCATCCGGGTGCTGACGATCGCGCCGGGCATCGTCGACACCCCCATGCTGGCGACGGTGAGCGACGAGTTCCGCGCGACGCTGTCCGCGGGCGTGCCCTTCCCGAAGCGCCTCGCCCGCCCGGACGAGTACGCCCAGCTCGCCCTCTCGCTGATCGACCACGACTACCTCAACGGCGAGGTCGTCCGCATGGACGGCTCGCTGCGCATGGCCCCGCGCTGA
- a CDS encoding UDP-glucose dehydrogenase family protein, whose amino-acid sequence MSAARIVVVGTGYVGLTTGACLASLGHRVTCVDVDEAKISRLSAGRVDILEPGLADLVVRGISTGRLSFVVGARAAVREADGVFLCVPTPMGAGGSADLRAVEAVTNEIGDVLPPGCALITKSTVPVGTSKRIRAMLGRADVPVVSNPEFLREGTAVADFLGPDRIVVGSDDRAAARWVGDLYGDLAAPVVVSDAASAELVKYAANCFLALKLSYVNSIAELCERLGADIDLVTEGMGYDRRIGRSFLKPGPGWGGSCLPKDTSALVKVAESVNYDFRMLTSAIDENIAQRDRIVAKIAGACGGNLAGARIGLLGLAFKAGTNDLRDSPALAVASVLGALGAELTAFDPAVDTGIDGMTVVDDPYQVAKDADVIVVLTEWDEFRRLDWSVMADAMEGDDVVDTRNLLDPQRILDAGLSWQGVGRPRATRPKSLAKSGRR is encoded by the coding sequence ATGAGCGCAGCTCGGATCGTGGTGGTGGGGACGGGGTACGTCGGATTGACCACGGGGGCATGTCTCGCGAGCCTGGGGCATCGCGTCACCTGCGTGGACGTGGACGAGGCGAAGATCTCGCGCCTGTCCGCCGGCAGAGTGGACATTCTCGAACCGGGGCTGGCCGACCTGGTCGTCCGGGGGATCAGTACCGGACGGCTGTCGTTCGTGGTCGGCGCGCGGGCCGCCGTGCGCGAGGCCGACGGGGTTTTCCTTTGTGTGCCAACGCCGATGGGCGCGGGCGGCTCGGCCGACCTGCGCGCGGTGGAGGCGGTGACGAACGAGATCGGCGACGTGCTGCCGCCCGGCTGCGCGCTGATCACCAAGTCGACCGTGCCGGTGGGCACGTCGAAGCGGATCCGCGCGATGCTGGGCCGCGCGGACGTGCCCGTGGTGTCGAACCCGGAGTTCCTGCGCGAGGGCACGGCGGTGGCCGACTTCCTCGGCCCGGACCGGATCGTCGTCGGCTCCGACGACCGCGCCGCCGCCCGCTGGGTCGGCGACCTCTACGGCGACCTCGCCGCGCCCGTTGTCGTCTCCGACGCGGCGAGCGCCGAGCTGGTGAAGTACGCGGCCAACTGCTTCCTCGCGCTGAAACTGTCCTATGTGAACTCGATCGCCGAGCTGTGCGAGCGGCTCGGCGCGGACATCGACCTCGTCACCGAGGGCATGGGCTACGACCGGCGCATCGGCCGCTCGTTCCTCAAGCCCGGCCCCGGCTGGGGCGGCTCGTGCCTGCCGAAGGACACCAGCGCGCTGGTGAAGGTGGCCGAGTCCGTGAACTACGACTTCCGGATGCTCACCTCGGCCATCGACGAGAACATCGCCCAGCGCGACCGGATCGTCGCGAAGATCGCCGGCGCCTGCGGCGGAAACCTGGCCGGCGCCCGGATCGGACTGCTGGGCCTGGCGTTCAAGGCCGGCACCAACGACCTGCGCGACTCGCCCGCGCTGGCCGTCGCGTCCGTGCTCGGCGCGCTCGGCGCGGAGCTCACGGCGTTCGACCCGGCCGTCGACACCGGCATCGACGGGATGACCGTGGTCGACGACCCGTACCAGGTCGCGAAGGACGCCGACGTGATCGTGGTGCTCACCGAATGGGACGAGTTCCGCCGGCTCGACTGGAGCGTGATGGCGGACGCGATGGAGGGCGACGACGTCGTCGACACCCGCAACCTGCTGGACCCGCAACGGATCCTGGACGCCGGGCTGTCCTGGCAGGGTGTCGGCCGCCCGCGCGCGACGCGGCCGAAATCCCTGGCGAAGTCGGGGCGGCGCTGA